A stretch of the Sphingobacterium thalpophilum genome encodes the following:
- a CDS encoding protein O-mannosyl-transferase family, translated as MTYNRLNSIFGCACGLVATFVYIATAEKTVSWWDCGEFIACAYKLEIAHQPGAPLFLLIQNIFSNLALGNAGKIAYWMNIGSACCSGLTVAFLFWTITALVKKVLKRAEQAPLAYFAQVFGAGAIGAMAFSFSDTFWYSAVESEVYAMSSLCTAVVFWAILKWEVRADQAGSDRWLIFIAFVMGLSIGVHLLNLLAIPAIAMVIYFRRAKEISPKGIFKALVIGILALGMILWGVIQWLVGIASKLDLLFVNSLGLGFGSGISFLCILLITGLVYGLYYSHKRKKYTLNTTILALCFVLFGYSSYTMVLIRGKANPSLNNNAPDNVFSFLGYLEREQYVKEPLLKGPYYDSQVVAVKNRTGYRKDESNYSPFTRIDKYEYDRETFFPRIYSQDASHRAYYRSYLQLKEGEKPQFSDNFKFFFNFQLGEMYARYFLWNFVGRQNDKQGYGTYTEGNWLSGIKAVDQWRLGGQYHLPKSQEHDPSRNTYFFLPLLLGIAGAVWLYRNNKAYTLVLTLLFMFTGLAIVVYLNQTPLQPRERDYAYAGSFYVFAIWIGLGLIAIVRFLKRFAQMRFALITGLSFALLAGPVIMAYQNWDDHNRSEKSLARDVARNYLESCEPNAILFTYGDHDTFPLWYLQEVEGVRRDVRIVVLSYLSGDWYMQQAKKSTYQAAGLPLTIPAEKTKKGVRDYIPFIDRQLTEAVDVSQLLQFVTSDDSAYQVQLASGELANYFPAKKLRLTVDKQAVLQNKAVPTAFEQAILPAMEWEIPTDYLSRSELTLLSVLENNHWDRPIYFSNMLPGDSKLGLDKYLVNEGFVSRLMPVAAADNDRESGTTSQLVNVDALYHNIMNTYRWGNSKNASYLDTDSFRFASMYARDIFGKTARLLLAKGRVKAAGEVAKKAYDQLPDRVYAMSDAINYADIIDSLYRSGQHQLAGKMLDRNLDYVADNMEYLHQLQMEKKNLSFEWNDIQTGVDSVDRYRDILLEANDADRLARVEALRRQYEQWYGLTE; from the coding sequence TTGTCTATATCGCAACGGCCGAAAAAACGGTAAGCTGGTGGGACTGCGGTGAATTTATTGCCTGTGCTTACAAGCTTGAAATAGCCCATCAGCCCGGAGCACCGCTCTTCCTTCTCATCCAGAACATATTTTCAAACTTGGCACTAGGCAACGCTGGCAAAATCGCCTACTGGATGAACATCGGTTCGGCATGCTGTAGCGGCCTGACTGTGGCATTTTTGTTCTGGACAATAACTGCTTTGGTGAAGAAAGTGCTCAAGCGGGCAGAGCAGGCACCCTTGGCTTACTTTGCACAAGTTTTTGGAGCTGGGGCTATCGGAGCTATGGCTTTCAGTTTCAGTGATACGTTTTGGTACTCGGCTGTTGAATCTGAGGTATATGCCATGTCTTCATTATGTACGGCAGTGGTCTTCTGGGCGATACTCAAGTGGGAAGTGCGTGCCGATCAGGCCGGAAGTGACCGTTGGCTGATTTTTATCGCTTTTGTGATGGGGCTGTCGATCGGAGTCCACCTGTTAAATCTGCTGGCTATTCCAGCCATCGCCATGGTCATCTACTTTAGGAGGGCCAAAGAAATTAGCCCGAAAGGTATTTTTAAGGCCTTGGTGATAGGCATTCTGGCTTTGGGGATGATCCTTTGGGGTGTGATCCAATGGCTGGTGGGCATCGCTTCAAAGTTAGATCTCCTGTTTGTGAACTCACTGGGATTGGGCTTTGGCTCGGGCATTTCCTTTCTCTGTATTCTATTGATCACAGGTTTGGTATATGGTCTGTATTATTCACATAAGAGAAAAAAATATACCTTAAATACCACCATATTGGCCCTGTGCTTCGTGCTGTTTGGGTATAGTTCCTATACGATGGTCCTGATCCGGGGCAAAGCGAACCCATCGCTGAACAATAATGCACCAGACAATGTCTTTTCTTTTTTAGGTTATCTGGAACGGGAGCAGTATGTCAAGGAACCGCTGCTAAAAGGTCCATACTATGATTCCCAGGTAGTCGCTGTCAAAAACAGGACGGGCTATCGGAAAGATGAGTCCAACTATAGCCCGTTTACACGGATAGACAAATATGAATACGACCGGGAAACTTTCTTCCCCCGCATCTATAGCCAAGATGCCAGCCATAGGGCGTATTACCGCAGTTATCTTCAGCTGAAAGAGGGCGAAAAACCACAGTTTTCGGATAATTTTAAGTTTTTCTTCAACTTCCAGCTGGGAGAAATGTATGCCAGATACTTTTTATGGAATTTTGTGGGCAGACAAAACGATAAGCAGGGATATGGAACTTATACGGAGGGAAACTGGCTATCTGGCATCAAAGCTGTGGATCAGTGGCGTCTGGGAGGGCAGTACCATCTTCCAAAGTCACAGGAGCATGACCCCAGCCGAAATACCTATTTTTTCTTGCCTTTGCTGCTCGGAATAGCAGGAGCCGTCTGGCTATACCGAAATAATAAGGCGTATACGTTGGTGCTTACGTTGTTATTTATGTTTACAGGCCTTGCGATCGTCGTTTATCTCAACCAGACGCCGTTGCAGCCGCGGGAACGCGATTATGCGTATGCAGGGTCATTTTATGTATTTGCCATCTGGATCGGTCTGGGTTTAATTGCCATAGTACGTTTTCTGAAGCGTTTTGCGCAGATGCGTTTTGCGCTGATCACAGGTTTATCTTTTGCTTTATTGGCTGGCCCTGTGATCATGGCTTATCAAAACTGGGATGATCACAACCGCTCAGAAAAATCGCTGGCGCGGGACGTGGCACGCAACTATCTGGAGAGCTGCGAGCCTAACGCCATTTTGTTTACCTATGGCGATCACGATACTTTTCCGCTATGGTATCTGCAGGAAGTGGAAGGTGTACGCAGGGATGTACGCATCGTCGTGCTGAGCTACCTGAGCGGAGACTGGTATATGCAGCAGGCAAAAAAGTCCACCTATCAGGCTGCCGGTCTTCCGCTGACGATTCCTGCGGAGAAAACGAAGAAGGGCGTCCGCGACTACATTCCTTTTATCGACCGGCAACTGACGGAAGCTGTGGATGTCAGCCAGCTGCTGCAGTTTGTCACTTCAGACGATTCGGCTTACCAAGTGCAGCTGGCCTCCGGAGAGCTGGCTAACTATTTTCCTGCCAAAAAACTGCGGCTGACGGTTGATAAGCAGGCCGTACTTCAGAACAAAGCAGTTCCCACAGCGTTCGAACAGGCCATTTTACCAGCCATGGAGTGGGAAATTCCCACGGATTACTTGAGCAGATCAGAGCTCACCTTACTTTCCGTACTGGAAAATAACCATTGGGACAGACCGATTTATTTTTCTAATATGCTTCCCGGCGACAGCAAGTTGGGATTGGATAAGTATCTTGTGAATGAGGGGTTTGTGTCGAGATTGATGCCTGTCGCAGCGGCAGATAACGACCGGGAGAGCGGGACCACCAGTCAATTGGTGAATGTCGATGCGCTTTATCATAATATCATGAATACCTACCGCTGGGGGAATAGTAAAAATGCCAGCTATTTGGACACAGATTCTTTCCGTTTTGCCAGCATGTACGCCAGAGATATTTTTGGAAAAACGGCCCGCTTACTTTTAGCAAAAGGGCGGGTAAAGGCCGCCGGGGAGGTGGCTAAGAAAGCCTATGATCAGTTGCCAGACCGGGTGTATGCCATGTCTGACGCCATAAATTATGCCGATATTATTGATAGCTTGTACCGTTCGGGGCAGCATCAGCTAGCGGGAAAGATGCTTGACCGCAATCTGGACTATGTCGCCGACAATATGGAATATCTGCATCAGCTACAGATGGAGAAAAAGAACTTGAGCTTTGAATGGAACGACATCCAGACGGGAGTGGATTCTGTGGACCGCTACCGGGATATTTTGCTTGAAGCAAATGATGCGGACCGGCTGGCACGGGTTGAGGCACTCCGGCGCCAGTATGAACAATGGTATGGTTTAACAGAGTGA
- a CDS encoding glutamine--tRNA ligase/YqeY domain fusion protein codes for MSEEKSLNFIEEIVEEDLRTGKHGGRVLTRFPPEPNGYLHIGHAKSICLNFGLAQQYNGKTNLRFDDTNPVTEDTEYVESIKKDIQWLGFQWAQELYTSDYFETLYGYAVELIKKGLAYVDDSTAEEIAAAKGTPTEAGVPTPYRDRSIEENLTLFADMRAGKYKDGEKVLRAKIDLASPNMHMRDPLLYRIKHAHHHRTGDKWCIYPMYDFAHGQSDSIEQITHSICTLEFIPHRPLYDWCIEKLEIFPSKQYEFARLNMTYTVMSKRKLLQLVNDKIVESWDDPRMPTISGLRRRGYTPASIRNFCEKIGVQKRENMIDVSLLEFCIREDLNKTAWRRMAVLDPIKLIITNYPEGQVEQLIGENNPEVEGGEGSREIPFSKELWIEREDFMENAPKKFFRLGPGLSVRLKHAYIVTCHDFVKDDNGQITEVHCTYVPNSKSGEDTSGLKVKGTIHWISAAHAKQAEVRLYDRLFNDENPAAAENFKDSINPGSLQIVERAYIEPDLANAIPGKGYQFIRLGYFTLDTHATPDHLVFNRTVTLKDSWGKEVKKNA; via the coding sequence ATGAGTGAAGAAAAATCATTAAATTTTATCGAGGAAATTGTCGAAGAAGATCTTCGTACAGGAAAGCATGGCGGACGTGTTTTGACACGTTTTCCTCCTGAACCAAATGGTTACCTCCACATTGGTCACGCCAAATCCATCTGCCTGAATTTTGGATTAGCACAGCAGTATAATGGCAAGACTAATCTACGTTTTGATGACACTAACCCTGTCACTGAGGATACCGAATACGTTGAAAGCATCAAAAAAGATATTCAATGGCTTGGTTTCCAGTGGGCACAGGAACTCTATACTTCAGATTACTTTGAGACCTTATATGGTTACGCCGTGGAGCTGATCAAAAAAGGTCTGGCCTATGTTGATGATAGCACAGCCGAGGAAATTGCAGCAGCAAAGGGCACTCCTACCGAGGCCGGCGTTCCGACGCCCTACCGTGACCGGTCTATCGAAGAAAATCTGACATTGTTTGCAGATATGCGCGCCGGAAAATATAAGGACGGGGAGAAAGTACTCCGTGCAAAAATTGATCTGGCCAGTCCAAATATGCATATGCGTGACCCTTTATTGTACCGCATTAAGCATGCTCATCATCACCGCACGGGCGATAAATGGTGTATTTATCCAATGTATGATTTTGCGCATGGACAGTCAGATTCCATTGAGCAAATCACGCATTCCATCTGTACGCTTGAGTTCATTCCGCATCGCCCTTTGTACGACTGGTGCATCGAAAAATTAGAAATTTTCCCATCAAAACAGTACGAATTTGCAAGACTCAATATGACCTATACCGTTATGAGCAAACGCAAACTGCTTCAGCTGGTCAATGATAAGATCGTTGAAAGCTGGGACGACCCGCGTATGCCGACGATTTCGGGATTGAGACGTAGGGGGTATACACCGGCCAGTATCCGCAACTTTTGCGAGAAAATCGGTGTGCAAAAGCGCGAAAATATGATAGACGTCAGTTTATTGGAGTTTTGCATCCGCGAAGACCTCAATAAGACAGCCTGGCGCCGGATGGCTGTACTTGACCCGATCAAGCTGATCATCACAAACTATCCCGAGGGTCAGGTCGAACAGCTTATCGGTGAGAACAATCCAGAAGTTGAAGGTGGTGAGGGATCCCGGGAGATTCCTTTCTCTAAAGAACTCTGGATAGAGCGCGAAGATTTTATGGAAAATGCGCCGAAAAAATTCTTCCGTTTGGGTCCGGGCCTATCTGTACGCCTGAAACATGCTTATATCGTCACCTGCCACGATTTTGTGAAAGATGACAACGGTCAGATCACCGAAGTGCACTGTACCTATGTACCCAACTCCAAGTCGGGCGAAGATACATCTGGGCTGAAAGTCAAAGGAACGATCCACTGGATTTCCGCAGCTCACGCTAAACAAGCAGAAGTGCGGCTATACGACAGGCTGTTCAACGACGAAAATCCAGCAGCCGCCGAGAATTTTAAAGATTCCATTAATCCCGGCAGCTTGCAAATCGTCGAACGCGCCTACATAGAGCCCGATCTGGCGAACGCCATACCGGGAAAAGGATACCAGTTCATACGACTAGGTTACTTCACGCTGGATACCCATGCGACTCCAGACCATTTGGTTTTCAACCGGACAGTCACACTCAAAGATTCATGGGGTAAAGAGGTGAAAAAAAACGCATAA
- a CDS encoding carbonic anhydrase, with protein sequence MENKDLKAGFDNIIKGNQDWMEFVKNDTTGRFQQLAKGQSPEVLWIGCADSRVPANELTGKKPGEVFVHRNIANMVIHSDMSLLSVLDYAVNVLKVKQVIVAGHYGCGGVAASLSSSQFGIIDNWLCHIKDVYRLHSEEIDNIADPEKKADRLVELNVKEQVFNLCSTSIIQNAWKNGQPLAVHGMVINIGTGELINQNCTFTSNESLGKVFAYK encoded by the coding sequence ATGGAAAATAAAGATTTAAAAGCAGGATTCGACAACATTATTAAAGGAAACCAAGACTGGATGGAGTTTGTGAAAAATGATACCACAGGACGCTTCCAGCAGTTGGCAAAAGGTCAGAGCCCCGAAGTTCTGTGGATTGGCTGTGCTGATAGCCGCGTGCCGGCAAACGAGTTGACAGGCAAAAAACCGGGAGAAGTCTTTGTTCACCGCAATATTGCCAACATGGTTATCCACTCGGACATGAGCTTGCTCAGCGTGCTCGACTATGCGGTCAATGTGCTGAAGGTAAAACAGGTTATCGTTGCGGGGCACTACGGCTGTGGCGGTGTTGCCGCATCTTTGAGCAGCAGCCAATTCGGTATCATCGACAACTGGCTTTGCCACATTAAAGATGTATATCGTCTGCATAGCGAAGAGATCGACAATATTGCGGATCCTGAAAAAAAAGCAGACCGCCTGGTTGAACTGAACGTTAAAGAACAGGTCTTTAATCTTTGCTCCACATCGATTATCCAAAATGCGTGGAAAAATGGTCAGCCACTTGCTGTACACGGAATGGTAATCAATATCGGTACCGGTGAACTGATCAATCAAAATTGTACTTTTACAAGCAATGAATCCCTCGGAAAGGTGTTCGCTTACAAATAG
- a CDS encoding SulP family inorganic anion transporter translates to MFGTRTSAFLKLSKRDLKYDFPASVVVFLVALPLCLGIAMASGAPLFAGLLTGVIGGIVVASISKSPLSVSGPAAGLTVIVLGAIQSLGAYETFLLAVVIAGVLQVILGILKAGMIGNYFPSAVIVGMLAAIGITIIMKQIPLALGLVETHAFELDNGHGIGAYFDTLVSAINFGAFIICALSLAILIFWPAIPKLSKVPAPLVVVIVGVILAYFFQGSSFQLHDKQFVVVPIVGSFAEFTGLFTLPDFTQIVNKDVWIVAFTIAIIASLETLLSIEAVDKIDPYKRNTPTNRELIAQGVGNMTSGLLGGLPLTSVIVRSSANVNAGAKTRQSAMLHGMWLIVAILAIPTLLNMIPLACLAAILLHTGYKLAKPSLFTSMYRKGLDQFIPFFVTIVAVVLTDLLMGVGIGIVVATFYILKANMKNAFKYNLEKDNEEDKAVITLAEEVSFLNKVPIQQKLYSLPKSVSKIRIDGTFSKFIDKDVIEVIKDFEQNAKSKGKEIELLQVVYKK, encoded by the coding sequence ATGTTTGGAACTCGTACGTCTGCTTTTCTGAAACTTTCGAAAAGAGACTTAAAATATGATTTCCCAGCTAGTGTTGTGGTGTTTTTGGTGGCACTTCCATTATGTTTGGGAATTGCAATGGCCTCAGGTGCGCCATTGTTTGCAGGATTATTGACAGGTGTAATTGGTGGAATCGTCGTCGCTTCAATCAGTAAATCACCATTAAGTGTGAGCGGACCAGCCGCTGGGCTTACGGTTATCGTACTCGGAGCTATACAGAGCCTGGGGGCCTATGAAACTTTCTTGCTCGCGGTCGTCATTGCGGGTGTGCTACAGGTGATTTTGGGTATACTCAAGGCTGGCATGATCGGAAACTACTTCCCTTCAGCAGTTATCGTGGGTATGCTGGCCGCAATCGGTATCACAATCATTATGAAGCAGATCCCTCTCGCACTGGGATTGGTGGAAACCCATGCTTTTGAATTAGACAATGGACACGGCATCGGCGCGTACTTCGATACATTGGTATCCGCTATCAACTTTGGCGCATTCATTATATGTGCTCTGTCGCTGGCGATCTTGATTTTCTGGCCGGCCATTCCGAAACTCAGCAAAGTACCGGCACCACTGGTTGTGGTTATTGTCGGTGTCATTCTAGCTTATTTCTTTCAGGGCTCTTCTTTTCAGCTGCATGACAAACAGTTTGTAGTGGTCCCCATCGTTGGCTCTTTTGCTGAATTTACGGGGCTATTCACCTTGCCGGATTTCACTCAGATTGTCAACAAAGATGTGTGGATCGTGGCATTTACGATTGCCATTATTGCCAGCCTCGAAACCCTCCTTAGCATCGAAGCTGTTGACAAAATAGACCCCTATAAGCGCAACACGCCGACCAACCGTGAGCTCATTGCGCAGGGTGTGGGCAATATGACCAGCGGGCTCCTGGGCGGTTTGCCGTTGACTTCGGTTATCGTCCGCTCGTCAGCAAATGTCAATGCCGGCGCCAAAACAAGACAATCGGCTATGTTGCACGGTATGTGGCTCATCGTTGCGATATTGGCGATCCCCACCCTGTTAAACATGATCCCTCTGGCCTGCCTGGCAGCAATCCTATTGCACACAGGATATAAGCTGGCCAAACCAAGCCTGTTTACCTCCATGTACAGAAAAGGTCTGGATCAGTTTATTCCATTCTTCGTTACGATTGTGGCTGTCGTGCTGACAGACCTCCTGATGGGTGTGGGTATCGGTATTGTCGTAGCGACCTTCTATATCTTAAAGGCAAATATGAAAAATGCTTTTAAGTATAACCTCGAAAAGGATAATGAGGAAGATAAGGCCGTCATCACACTGGCAGAGGAAGTCTCATTTCTGAATAAGGTTCCAATTCAGCAAAAGCTGTATAGCCTGCCCAAATCAGTCAGTAAGATCCGTATTGATGGGACATTCAGTAAATTTATAGACAAGGATGTCATTGAAGTCATCAAAGACTTCGAACAGAACGCCAAAAGCAAAGGTAAGGAAATCGAACTTTTGCAGGTCGTTTATAAAAAATAA
- a CDS encoding helicase HerA-like domain-containing protein — translation MANKEQFIEKVQASYNPKGAFIYLGAGILNGEILAEAKVNLALKMMNRHGLIAGATGTGKTRTLQLIAEQLSDAAVPVFMLDVKGDLSGLAVPGVSNQALIDRGNAVGVPFVPSSFPVELYSLSGNKGIPMRITVEDFGPVLLGRILELNETQTGVLAAMFKYAQDHQMPLIDFDDTKKLLTYLSDGPGSEEIKNDYGKISSASSGTILRKIVALEQQGLAHIFGEKEFDINDLFQKVDGKGVISLLNISDVQDQPVLYSTFLLSLLAQLFKNMPEVGDPDKPKLVFFFDEAHLLFNGASKAFLTQVDQIIRLIRSKGIGVFFCTQSPTDVPESVLAQLGNRVQHALRAFTPNDAENLKKTVKTYPKSDFYEIDQILTSLGTGQALITVLNDKGIPTEVVATHLVAARAVMGPADDATIQQIINQSDLRMKYLERLENRSAAEIIDEKMQVVAQEEQRAAAEKEAAKASRSTSRRQTPLEAAQRTATTTLAREGVKLLGKLATGLLNAFLKKK, via the coding sequence ATGGCAAATAAAGAACAATTTATTGAGAAGGTTCAAGCTTCTTATAACCCCAAAGGGGCGTTTATATACTTAGGTGCCGGAATTCTGAACGGCGAAATCCTGGCGGAGGCGAAAGTGAACCTAGCCTTGAAAATGATGAACCGTCACGGCTTGATCGCAGGAGCAACAGGAACTGGTAAAACGCGGACATTGCAGCTCATAGCCGAGCAGCTGTCGGACGCCGCGGTGCCCGTATTCATGCTCGATGTCAAGGGAGATCTCTCTGGTCTTGCGGTTCCAGGCGTAAGCAATCAGGCCCTCATTGACCGTGGGAATGCTGTAGGCGTGCCCTTTGTACCTTCGAGCTTTCCTGTTGAGCTCTATTCGCTGTCAGGCAATAAGGGCATTCCGATGCGGATTACTGTGGAGGATTTTGGCCCTGTTTTGCTGGGTAGAATTTTAGAGTTGAACGAAACGCAGACAGGGGTACTGGCAGCGATGTTTAAATACGCACAGGATCATCAGATGCCTTTGATCGACTTTGACGATACCAAGAAGCTGTTGACCTATCTTTCGGATGGTCCGGGAAGTGAGGAAATCAAAAACGATTACGGTAAGATCAGCTCGGCGAGCTCGGGAACTATTCTCCGTAAGATTGTTGCATTGGAACAGCAGGGATTGGCGCACATCTTTGGCGAAAAGGAATTTGATATTAACGATTTATTCCAGAAAGTGGATGGCAAAGGTGTGATCAGCTTATTGAATATTTCGGATGTGCAGGACCAGCCTGTGCTCTACTCAACGTTTTTGCTGAGTTTGTTGGCGCAGCTTTTCAAAAATATGCCGGAGGTAGGCGATCCTGATAAACCCAAATTGGTCTTTTTCTTTGACGAAGCCCATCTGCTCTTCAATGGAGCATCAAAAGCGTTCTTGACGCAGGTGGATCAGATTATCCGCTTGATCCGTTCTAAAGGAATCGGCGTATTTTTCTGCACCCAGTCTCCGACAGATGTTCCTGAATCGGTGTTGGCGCAATTAGGAAACCGTGTGCAACATGCTTTGCGGGCCTTTACTCCCAATGATGCCGAAAACCTAAAGAAAACCGTAAAGACCTATCCGAAATCAGATTTTTATGAGATCGACCAGATCCTGACTTCCTTAGGTACGGGCCAGGCGCTGATCACGGTACTGAACGATAAGGGAATTCCGACTGAAGTCGTAGCGACCCACCTTGTAGCCGCCCGTGCAGTGATGGGGCCCGCAGATGACGCGACGATCCAGCAGATCATCAATCAGTCTGACCTGCGTATGAAGTATCTGGAGAGGCTGGAAAATCGTTCTGCGGCAGAAATTATTGATGAGAAAATGCAAGTTGTAGCACAGGAGGAGCAGCGTGCGGCTGCCGAAAAAGAAGCCGCTAAGGCGAGCAGGTCCACTTCGAGAAGACAGACTCCGCTGGAGGCTGCACAGCGGACGGCGACGACGACGCTCGCAAGAGAAGGCGTAAAGCTGCTGGGTAAACTTGCCACAGGCTTACTAAATGCATTTTTAAAAAAGAAATAA
- a CDS encoding sugar phosphate nucleotidyltransferase, with protein sequence MSKPTLLILAAGMASRYGSLKQVDGFGPHGETIIDYSIYDAIRAGFGKVVFIIREEFLDKMKEVFDKKLEGKIEVDYAFQDFDLTKFGVSHVIERTKPWGTAHAVMSAKDKVKEPFCVINADDFYGSDSFEKMARFLTTEVSDEQMSLMGFQVGNTMSDYGYVSRGVCEVSPTGHMESVTERTNIYYKGEGDSRRIVYEENGVEYDLDPQTRVSMNFWGFTPKIFEVAQSMFPAFVEENKENPKAEFFIPSVPDYMVKHKMADFKVIPTSSKWFGVTYKEDKPIVQESISKLVAEGVYPEKLF encoded by the coding sequence ATGAGTAAACCAACCCTTTTGATTTTGGCAGCAGGAATGGCTAGCCGGTATGGTTCTTTAAAACAAGTAGATGGTTTTGGCCCACACGGTGAGACAATTATTGACTATTCCATCTATGATGCCATTCGTGCAGGATTTGGAAAAGTTGTTTTCATTATCCGCGAAGAATTTCTGGATAAAATGAAAGAAGTTTTTGATAAAAAATTGGAAGGTAAAATTGAGGTAGACTACGCTTTTCAAGATTTTGATTTAACGAAGTTCGGTGTCAGTCATGTCATCGAGAGAACCAAACCCTGGGGTACTGCACATGCTGTCATGAGCGCAAAAGATAAGGTGAAGGAGCCTTTCTGCGTCATCAATGCCGACGATTTCTACGGATCAGATTCTTTTGAAAAAATGGCCAGGTTTTTAACTACCGAAGTCTCTGACGAGCAGATGTCCTTGATGGGCTTTCAGGTAGGTAATACCATGTCCGACTACGGCTATGTCTCCCGCGGTGTCTGTGAAGTTAGCCCTACAGGGCATATGGAAAGTGTCACGGAGCGTACTAATATCTATTATAAAGGCGAAGGTGACAGCCGCAGGATTGTGTATGAAGAGAACGGCGTTGAATACGACCTCGATCCTCAGACGCGTGTTTCAATGAACTTCTGGGGTTTTACGCCCAAAATTTTCGAAGTGGCACAATCCATGTTTCCGGCATTTGTGGAAGAGAATAAAGAAAATCCAAAAGCCGAATTCTTTATTCCTTCTGTTCCGGATTATATGGTAAAACATAAAATGGCGGATTTCAAGGTAATCCCAACCTCATCCAAATGGTTTGGCGTTACATACAAAGAAGATAAACCCATCGTTCAGGAATCAATTTCCAAATTGGTTGCCGAAGGGGTGTATCCCGAAAAGTTATTTTAA
- a CDS encoding TIGR02117 family protein: MKRLLKVLGYIILGIIGFCVLYLVAEYSLSRLAAARIDAAADRSVQVYVKSNGVHTDVVVPVLSAEMDWSTLFPYANTRGKKTDYHYVGIGWGDKGFYLETPEWKDLKASTAFTAAFGLGESAIHVTYYRAIQENDLCFGYKISPQQYRALIQYIHESLDLHEGHPILVETNAQYDDADAFYEAKGAYSMFYSCNTWTNNALKKAGMPAGIWATLDKGILSHYRKK, translated from the coding sequence ATGAAAAGATTGCTTAAAGTGTTAGGGTATATTATTTTAGGAATTATTGGTTTTTGCGTTTTATATCTCGTAGCGGAATACAGCTTGTCGAGGCTTGCTGCCGCTCGTATCGATGCCGCTGCTGACCGCAGTGTTCAGGTATATGTGAAATCCAATGGCGTTCACACCGATGTGGTAGTGCCTGTGCTGTCCGCCGAGATGGACTGGTCTACCTTATTCCCTTATGCCAACACGCGGGGAAAAAAAACGGATTACCACTATGTGGGCATAGGCTGGGGCGACAAAGGCTTCTATCTGGAGACGCCGGAATGGAAGGATCTGAAAGCTTCGACAGCTTTTACTGCTGCTTTCGGTCTTGGCGAGTCTGCCATCCATGTGACATATTATCGGGCCATTCAGGAAAACGATCTATGTTTTGGCTATAAAATAAGTCCACAGCAGTATCGTGCATTGATACAATATATACACGAGTCGCTGGATCTGCACGAGGGGCATCCCATCTTGGTCGAAACGAATGCCCAATATGATGATGCGGATGCGTTTTATGAAGCTAAGGGCGCTTACAGTATGTTTTATTCCTGTAATACCTGGACCAATAACGCTTTGAAGAAAGCCGGTATGCCTGCCGGTATATGGGCGACATTGGACAAAGGCATATTGAGCCACTATAGAAAAAAATAA